In the genome of Cercospora beticola chromosome 2, complete sequence, one region contains:
- a CDS encoding uncharacterized protein (antiSMASH:Cluster_2): protein MSAVEPAVRESIEEAARDAEAYPSRRPLSGQEEESPARTRWWFASTACPLLAATFGPIANGFSICSLVCPWREILPPKIPEGFGNQIPDPKWLLAINTASLVSALIGNAALLLNMAQRLEFSTAQPITIGGFILAGVLLLVDVIVLSSDEYYFLLDPVGRLPGNHALTAAFYYAIIAAVVYIVIGLLMCVTVYGAHRRYYDKDFQLTNAQRMLMLQTMLFVAYILLAAWVFSSIEDWRYLDAVYWADVTVLTIGLGDYKPLTKVGRGLLFPYAVGGILLVGLIVGSIRRLVLEHGELKIAARITEKRRKNALHEIDHNRGTIKISWSAKADYRLTNSMSPAQRREEEFNVMRKVQNAADRERRYFSLSTSMTFASVLWLVGAVVFMVTEREQDLTYYQSVYFSFVSLMTIGYGDIVPASNCGKAFYVIWSLLAIPTLTILISGLSEAFTKAFTGSTSLLSALYSRPKEVKQSAKYKARKAANKVSNIGKTKREVPLSPEEHRVNTLRTMVERLESHVEEEELKALKEAESKGDDIDRDIHFYHFVLARELTRVQKDLLADNPVQYSWDEWEFFLLLIGHGSIDDNDGPDIQQDTPQQPVDQADNSSTTATKDRPVMNGLVDRDTQRQTKWNTAPSKRGLIKRRETADPIGNWSWLDEKSPLMSVKSETPQHEPHTSYLTSTKWSYTTPSTLKTCRVDNSSFSEKMSGNSSSNSNSTSSGRRGRGGTPRRTRRIADAMAFQELLASPSTSSSSTSNSNFRATPPHLQRKRTSSHHPSGASPIPSSSASRPILQPAKPALPRMAPNNYRQSAVYNPFELRVYFSNAPISWKTRDVHAFFQRFENVARIEISEKQGRDGHGVVVFQPPPKDRSWVGRWLTTQHHGIEKRMETKDNSRKPYHYRSPLSNRVLPERMTLPLASVDFGMMQEQDKMMILHTAEPSPQTKVAFTVDLQHKELTFTFPVHVPSKGDGLVERHFNLRITPAQISGAFMVRDPDDTTSVVFTTETPPLVSRKVTNISSTHDDKATLWTERSTWLRQTDIDLYPWARSSAIELRKVNTIIEVGRWLTYRLKFPAAVTTSQDFQDMCQALADHNVNMNISNNITFTHHEPNNLWHWSQSEQSKDWRSAESVLSEMQEMADGTVPLPFPLRYQLEVCISLGLIQECNLSRDFVARLQALDPHRAVKILERVADRKLKYCNPFDLFSLHNQVSVVEKKRPGYCTKIPSVTITPTTMYISTPVLETSNRVIRQYQQFEDRFLRVRFTDERYKGKIMPSEDHRDDEIFSRVKRAMVYGIKIGGRHYEFLAFGNSQFREHGAYFFASTASVTAADIRDWMGDFTSIRIIAKYVSRLGQCFSTTRAIPHSINVEKINDVERNGFCFTDGVGKISPFLARMIAHHYGLANSEQDYPSVFQFRLAGCKGVLAVDPSLKGMTIQIRPSQQKFPAKASGLEICRISQFSTASLNVQLILVLSALGVPDEVFLNKLRLMLKDLQEAMDKEQKALELLQKHIDFNQMTIALACMIFDGFMATKDPFVITSLRLWRSWNLKYLKEKARIFIDEGTFLLGCTDESATLKGHYTSTQDVTGTLKDNIHDESKLPEIFLQIPDTERPGSYRVIEGIVGLARNPSLHPGDFRIVKAVDGPALRHLKNCIVLPQTGDRDVANMCSGGDLDGDDFIAIWDKELIPPEWNHEPMDYTSPDPVLAEGPVTVDNMTSFFVQHIKNDILSRIACAHRYWADRLPDGIKEQKCLDLAQLHSKAVDYPKTGVPATMPVELRVREWPHWSEPKNKARGKVYHSNRVLGKLYDEVKKEPFHAAWDMPFDARILESCEPTEQMLQDARDVKRVYDEAMRRIMNQHGILTEFEVFTTFVLDHHQEIGDYKFAEAMGEITTNLKQQHRELCYEKAGTNEKDRDWDKMKPFIVAMYKVTADEVGEAVAETRVTRMKGGRDVPLRSLTFDTMPLMTFPWIFAPELGRIATKGHASGVAMPKPTLPKTAAVTKKKNDLLPEDWKPVPLMEVDMSRGVVREGELFDLLGQDQQSDGKGGEKDGAEKGVVVVPDLISFDQGAADEVGDRKADSPMVEGISAEEKPFSASAEQAAKHTTAAGSPAPNGSMSTEDEVEFEFDDGEEEFFDGTARQDFDMKPSGLDRLASLVGVEDGEDSED from the exons ATGAGTGCCGTTGAACCTGCTGTCCGAGAAtccatcgaagaagctgctcggGATGCCGAGGCCTATCCAAGCAGGCGACCCCTGTCCGGGCAAGAGGAGGAGTCACCAGCACGGACCCGATGGTGGTTCGCCTCGACCGCTTGCCCTCTCCTCGCCGCGACTTTTGGTCCCATCGCCAATGGCTTCAGCATTTGTTCTCTCGTTTGTCCTTGGAGGGAGATTTTGCCGCCGAAGATTCCT GAAGGCTTTGGTAACCAAATACCGGATCCAAAATGGCTGCTGGCGATAAACACCGCATCTCTGGTCTCTGCACTTATCGGCAATGCGGCATTACTCCTCAACATGGCGCAGCGATTGGAATTCTCTACTGCTCAGCCCATCACCATCGGCGGCTTCATCTTAGCGGGAGTGCTGTTGCTCGTCGATGTCATTGTTCTCAGTTCTGACGAATACTATTTCCTGCTCGACCCGGTGGGAAGACTACCTGGTAACCATGCGCTTACTGCTGCGTTCTACTACGCGATCATTGCTGCAGTTGTTTACATCGTCATCGGACTGCTCATGTGTGTCACGGTGTATGGAGCGCATCGGCGCTACTATGACAAGGATTTCCAGTTGACCAATGCTCAGAGGATGTTGATGCTTCAG ACTATGCTTTTCGTCGCCTACATTCTGCTTGCCGCATGGGTCTTCAGCTCGATCGAGGACTGGCGTTATCTCGACGCAGTGTACTGGGCAGATGTGACCGTTCTTACAATCGGCTTGGGCGACTACAAGCCATTGACTAAGGTCGGCCGCGGGCTGCTGTTTCCATACGCTGTCGGTGGCATCCTCCTGGTCGGTCTCATCGTTGGCAGCATTCGAAGACTGGTTCTGGAGCACGGCGAGTTGAAGATAGCAGCTCGAATCACCGAAAAGCGACGCAAGAATGCACTGCACGAAATCGATCACAACAGAGGCACCATAAAGATTTCTTGGTCCGCAAAGGCCGACTACCGTCTCACGAACTCCATGAGTCCTGCACAGCGCCGCGAAGAGGAATTCAATGTCATGCGGAAGGTGCAGAACGCGGCAGATCGAGAGCGGCGATACTTTTCACTTTCCACAAGTATGACCTTTGCTTCGGTGCTGTGGCTCGTAGGGGCAGTGGTATTCATGGTCACGGAGAGAGAACAAG ACTTGACGTACTACCAATCAGTCTACTTCTCCTTCGTCTCGCTGATGACAATCGGCTATGGCGACATCGTGCCCGCTTCGAACTGTGGCAAGGCATTCTACGTTATCTGGTCACTTCTGGCAATTCCAACACTGACCATACTGATTTCCGGCCTCAGCGAAGCGTTCACCAAGGCCTTCACTGGCTCGACATCTTTGCTCTCAGCACTGTACTCAAGACCGAAGGAAGTGAAGCAGTCGGCAAAATACAAAGCTCGCAAGGCTGCGAACAAGGTTTCGAATATCGGCAAGACGAAGCGAGAAGTCCCTTTGAGTCCAGAAGAGCATCGAGTAAATACATTGCGCACGATGGTGGAGCGGCTGGAGTCCcacgtggaagaggaggaattgAAAGCACTCAAGGAGGCGGAGTCGAAAG GCGATGACATCGATCGAGATATCCACTTCTACCACTTTGTTCTTGCGCGCGAACTCACGCGGGTGCAGAAAGACCTGCTGGCAGACAATCCAGTACAATACTCATGGGACGAGTGGGAATTCTTCCTGCTACTGATAGGTCATGGCAGCATAGATGACAACGACGGTCCTGACATTCAACAGGACACCCCTCAGCAACCGGTGGATCAGGCGGATAACTCCTCAACTACCGCCACAAAAGATAGACCTGTTATGAACGGACTGGTGGATAGGGACACACAGCGACAGACGAAATGGAATACGGCGCCAAGTAAACGAGGCCTGATCAAGAGGAGGGAGACTGCAGATCCCATTGGGAATTGGTCTTGGCTAGATGAGAAGTCACCGTTGATGAGCGTCAAGTCGGAGA CACCACAACACGAACCGCACACCTCTTACCTTACCTCCACCAAATGGTCATACACCACGCCTTCCACCCTGAAGACGTGTCGAGTCGACAACTCGTCGTTCAGCGAGAAGATgagcggcaacagcagcagcaacagtaaCTCCACTTCCTCcggtcgacgaggacgaggaggtaCACCACGCAGGACGAGGAGAATTGCCGATG CCATGGCTTTCCAAGAACTTCTTGCCTCACCAAGCACCAgttcttcatcgacttcaAACTCGAACTTCCGAGCAACACCGCCGCACCTTCAGCGCAAGCGAACATCATCACACCATCCCTCAGGGGCGTCACCCATTCCAAGCTCGTCGGCTTCGCGACCTATACTCCAGCCCGCCAAGCCCGCGCTGCCAAGAATGGCGCCCAACAACTATCGCCAGTCGGCGGTCTACAATCCTTTTGAATTGCGAGTCTACTTTTCGAATGCTCCCATTAGCTGGAAGACGCGCGACGTGCATGCCTTTTTTCAGCGGTTTGAAAATGTCGCTCGAATTGAGATCTCCGAGAAGCAAGGCCGTGATGGCCACGGCGTGGTGGTCTTCCAGCCACCACCAAAAGACAGGTCCTGGGTAGGACGCTGGCTCACTACACAACATCATGGAATAGAGAAGCGCATGGAAACAAAAGACAACTCGAGGAAACCATACCACTACCGAAGTCCGCTTTCCAACAGGGTTTTGCCAGAGAGAATGACACTACCACTAGCATCGGTGGACTTCGGCATGAtgcaagagcaagacaaAATGATGATCTTGCACACGGCAGAGCCTTCACCTCAGACCAAGGTTGCGTTCACTGTGGATCTACAGCACAAGGAGCTGACGTTCACGTTCCCGGTCCATGTTCCAAGCAAGGGAGATGGTCTGGTCGAGCGTCATTTCAACTTGCGCATCACCCCAGCACAGATCTCTGGCGCCTTCATGGTCCGGGATCCTGACGATACAACATCAGTCGTCTTTACTACTGAGACTCCACCGCTGGTCTCCAGAAAAGTGACCAATATATCCAGCACTCACGACGACAAAGCCACTCTCTGGACTGAGCGCAGCACCTGGCTGCGCCAGACCGACATCGATCTCTATCCTTGGGCACGGTCGTCAGCTATAGAGCTTCGCAAAGTCAATACCATCATTGAAGTCGGTCGCTGGCTGACGTACAGGCTGAAGTTTCCTGCGGCCGTCACCACTTCCCAAGACTTTCAAGACATGTGCCAAGCACTGGCAGACCACAATGTCAACATGAATATAAGCAACAACATCACATTCACGCACCACGAACCGAACAATCTTTGGCATTGGTCTCAATCAGAGCAATCGAAAGACTGGAGATCGGCCGAATCTGTGCTTTCGGAGATGCAAGAAATGGCGGATGGCACTGTACCACTGCCGTTTCCATTGCGATATCAGCTTGAAGTGTGTATCAGCCTCGGACTGATCCAGGAGTGCAACCTCAGCCGCGACTTCGTCGCGAGGCTGCAGGCGCTCGATCCTCATCGTGCCGTCAAGATACTCGAGAGGGTTGCAGATCGCAAGTTGAAATACTGCAATCCCTTCGACCTATTCTCGCTGCACAATCAAGTGTCAGtggtcgagaagaagcgaccTGGATATTGCACTAAGATTCCCTCAGTCACCATCACACCCACTACCATGTACATCTCGACACCCGTTTTGGAGACCTCAAACCGTGTGATTCGCCAGTATCAACAGTTTGAGGATCGCTTTCTCCGAGTTCGCTTCACCGATGAGCGATACAAAGGCAAGATCATGCCATCGGAAGACCACAGAGATGACGAGATCTTCTCCCGTGTCAAACGAGCGATGGTGTACGGCATCAAGATTGGCGGCAGACATTACGAATTTCTCGCGTTCGGAAACTCCCAGTTTCGTGAGCATGGAGCGTATTTCTTCGCGTCGACTGCTAGTGTAACCGCTGCAGACATCCGTGACTGGATGGGAGACTTTACCAGTATTCGCATCATTGCCAAGTATGTATCTCGACTTGGACAGTGCTTCTCAACAACACGCGCCATTCCGCACTCCATCAACGTCGAGAAGATCAATGATGTGGAACGAAACGGCTTCTGCTTTACCGATGGCGTTGGCAAGATTTCACCGTTCCTGGCTCGTATGATCGCTCACCACTATGGACTGGCGAATTCCGAGCAAGATTACCCTTCGGTGTTTCAATTCCGTCTCGCTGGTTGTAAAGGTGTGTTGGCAGTCGACCCATCTCTCAAAGGCATGACAATACAGATCCGACCAAGCCAGCAGAAGTTTCCTGCCAAAGCCAGCGGTCTGGAGATCTGCCGCATCTCGCAATTCAGCACTGCCTCGCTCAATGTGCAACTGATCCTAGTTCTGTCGGCACTCGGTGTTCCAGATGAGGTCTTCCTGAACAAATTGCGACTTATGCTAAAGGACCTGCAAGAAGCCATGGACAAAGAGCAGAAAGCACTCGAGCTGTTGCAGAAGCACATTGACTTCAACCAAATGACCATTGCACTTGCATGCATGATCTTTGATGGGTTCATGGCAACCAAGGACCCCTTCGTCATAACCAGCTTGCGACTCTGGCGCTCGTGGAACCTTAAGTACCTCAAAGAGAAGGCGCGTATCTTCATCGATGAGGGCACATTCTTGCTCGGCTGTACCGATGAGTCTGCCACACTGAAGGGTCACTACACCAGTACCCAGGACGTCACAGGCACCCTCAAAGACAACATCCATGACGAGTCCAAGTTGCCAGAGATCTTCCTCCAGATCCCAGACACCGAGCGACCTGGATCATACCGAGTCATCGAAGGAATCGTTGGCCTTGCACGCAATCCGTCCTTGCATCCGGGCGATTTTCGCATCGTAAAGGCAGTGGACGGTCCAGCTCTGCGTCATCTGAAAAATTGCATCGTGCTTCCGCAGACCGGTGACCGGGACGTTGCAAATATGTGCTCTGGTGGCGATCTCGATGGGGACGACTTTATCGCTATCTGGGACAAGGAACTCATCCCACCAGAGTGGAATCACGAGCCCATGGACTACACATCGCCAGATCCAGTCTTGGCCGAAGGCCCAGTTACTGTTGACAACATGACTTCATTCTTTGTGCAGCACATCAAGAACGACATCCTGAGCAGGATCGCTTGCGCGCATCGTTACTGGGCAGACCGATTGCCCGACGGCATCAAGGAGCAAAAGTGTCTCGACCTAGCGCAGCTCCACTCCAAAGCCGTCGATTACCCAAAGACTGGCGTACCAGCCACCATGCCTGTAGAACTCAGAGTCCGAGAATGGCCGCACTGGAGCGAGCCGAAGAACAAGGCAAGAGGTAAGGTCTACCACTCCAACAGAGTCCTCGGCAAGCTATACGACGAGGTCAAGAAAGAGCCATTCCATGCAGCGTGGGACATGCCATTCGATGCACGAATCCTGGAATCTTGCGAGCCAACGGAGCAGATGCTGCAAGATGCTAGGGATGTCAAGAGGGTCTACGACGAGGCTATGCGCCGTATCATGAACCAGCATGGAATTCTGACCGAATTCGAAGTCTTCACCACCTTTGTCCTCGATCACCATCAAGAGATTGGCGACTACAAATTTGCCGAGGCCATGGGTGAGATCACGACAAatctcaagcagcagcaccgagAACTCTGCTACGAGAAAGCAGGCACCAACGAAAAAGACCGCGATTGGGACAAGATGAAGCCCTTCATCGTCGCAATGTACAAGGTCACGGCCGATGAGGTGGGCGAAGCCGTTGCAGAGACTCGAGTCACTCGGATGAAGGGAGGTAGAGATGTTCCACTTCGTTCTCTGACTTTCGACACTATGCCGTTGATGACATTCCCATGGATCTTCGCTCCGGAGCTGGGCAGAATTGCAACGAAGGGGCATGCTTCTGGTGTCGCTATGCCGAAGCCGACGTTGCCGAAGACTGCTgcagtgacgaagaagaagaacgatcTCTTGCCTGAAGACTGGAAGCCGGTGCCGCTGATGGAGGTTGACATGAGCAGAGGCGTGGTGAGAGAGGGCGAGCTGTTTGACCTGTTGGGCCAAGACCAGCAGAGCGATGGCAAAGGAGGCGAGAAAGATGGCGCGGAGAAGGGTGTTGTGGTCGTGCCGGATTTAATCAGCTTTGACCAGGGAGCCGCGGATGAGGTTGGAGACAGGAAGGCAGATTCACCGATGGTGGAGGGAATCTCTGCAGAGGAGAAGCCATTTTCTGCCAGCGCAGAGCAGGCTGCCAAGCATACCACGGCAGCCGGCTCACCAGCACCGAACGGATCGATGTCCACCGAGGATGAGGTCGAATTCGAATTCGACGATGGGGAGGAGGAATTCTTCGACGGAACTGCCCGGCAAGATTTCGACATGAAGCCATCGGGTCTCGATCGCTTGGCTTCTCTAGTCGGTGTGGAAGACGGCGAGGACTCCGAAGACTGA
- the COQ4 gene encoding Ubiquinone biosynthesis protein (BUSCO:EOG092643VB), translating into MRRILALPPAIRARAFSVLNRPAPNYPGHVPLTFIERSALAIGSAFGSLRNPYRHDLIASLGEATAKPYFISRLRTAMLDHPDGRRILRDRPCITSQTISLEKLRTYPENTVGRAYANWLDKEGVTPDTRDPVRYIDDPEEAYVMQRYRETHDFTHAITGLPVIIEGELAVKAFEFMNTLLPMTGLSLAAIVRLKPVERKRFFEIYLPWALRNGLKAEEVVNVYWEEELETDVDVLRSRLGIEVPPDLREMRKALREQKKREKLEREAQQSRS; encoded by the coding sequence ATGCGTCGAATATTGGCACTTCCGCCAGCGATTCGCGCTCGAGCCTTCAGCGTGCTCAACCGCCCAGCACCGAACTATCCAGGCCATGTTCCTCTCACTTTCATCGAACGCTCCGCTCTGGCCATTGGCAGTGCATTCGGCTCTCTCCGCAATCCATATCGTCACGATCTGATCGCTTCCTTGGGCGAAGCAACTGCAAAGCCCTACTTCATATCGCGTCTTCGTACAGCAATGCTCGATCATCCAGACGGGCGTCGGATTCTCCGGGATCGGCCCTGCATCACAAGCCAGACCATCAGCTTAGAAAAGCTACGGACATACCCTGAAAATACGGTAGGGCGAGCGTATGCGAACTGGCTAGACAAGGAAGGTGTCACGCCAGACACTCGAGATCCTGTTCGGTATATTGATGATCCGGAAGAAGCCTATGTCATGCAGCGATATCGTGAGACGCATGACTTCACACATGCGATTACTGGTCTTCCGGTCATCATTGAGGGAGAACTTGCAGTCAAGGCCTTTGAGTTCATGAATACCCTCTTGCCAATGACGGGTCTTTCCTTGGCGGCGATTGTGAGGCTGAAGCCTGTGGAAAGGAAAAGGTTCTTTGAAATCTATTTGCCTTGGGCGCTGAGAAATGGATTGAAGGCGGAGGAAGTGGTGAACGTATACTGggaggaggagctggagaccgatgttgatgttctGAGGAGTCGACTGGGAATTGAGGTGCCACCGGACTTGAGGGAGATGAGGAAAGCTCTCagggagcagaagaagagagagaagctggagagggAAGCACAGCAGTCACGAAGCTGA